The following are encoded together in the Xanthobacter autotrophicus Py2 genome:
- a CDS encoding two component transcriptional regulator, winged helix family (PFAM: response regulator receiver; transcriptional regulator domain protein~KEGG: bbt:BBta_3067 putative two-component transcriptional regulator), protein MRLLVVEDDPELNRQLVEALSDAGYAVDRAYDGEEGQYLGETEPYDAIVLDIGLPKLDGISVLESWRRAGKVTPVLILTARDRWSDKVQGFDAGADDYVAKPFHMEEVLARLRALLRRASGHASSEMTCGPVRLDTRSGRVTVEGTAVKLTSHEYRLLSYLMHHAGRVVSRGELVEHLYDQDFDRDSNTIEVFVGRLRKKLDCDVIQTVRGLGYLLAAPEGQR, encoded by the coding sequence GTGCGTCTTTTGGTGGTCGAGGACGATCCCGAGCTGAACCGACAGCTGGTCGAGGCCCTGTCCGACGCGGGCTATGCGGTGGATCGCGCCTATGACGGCGAGGAGGGGCAGTATCTGGGCGAGACCGAGCCCTACGACGCCATCGTCCTCGACATCGGCCTGCCCAAGCTCGACGGCATCTCGGTGCTGGAGAGCTGGCGCCGCGCCGGCAAGGTCACGCCGGTGCTGATCCTCACCGCCCGCGATCGCTGGAGCGACAAGGTGCAGGGCTTCGATGCCGGCGCCGACGACTATGTGGCCAAGCCGTTCCACATGGAGGAGGTTCTGGCCCGCCTGCGCGCCCTGCTGCGCCGCGCCTCCGGCCACGCTTCCAGCGAGATGACCTGCGGGCCGGTGCGGCTCGACACCCGCTCCGGCCGGGTCACGGTGGAGGGCACTGCGGTCAAGCTCACCTCCCATGAATACCGGCTGCTGAGCTATCTCATGCACCATGCCGGGCGCGTGGTGTCGCGCGGGGAGCTGGTGGAGCACCTCTACGACCAGGATTTCGATCGCGATTCCAACACCATCGAGGTGTTCGTCGGGCGCCTGCGCAAGAAGCTCGACTGCGACGTGATCCAGACCGTGCGCGGCCTCGGCTATCTGCTGGCCGCGCCGGAGGGGCAGCGCTAA